The following are encoded together in the Triticum dicoccoides isolate Atlit2015 ecotype Zavitan chromosome 6B, WEW_v2.0, whole genome shotgun sequence genome:
- the LOC119324873 gene encoding serine/threonine/tyrosine-protein kinase HT1-like: MASCFRARRQPAAPAPPPLIPYESSYSEMEGAMENKRWDSLDSWSMLLDAGGGAEQQQPSSSAAEEWMADLSQLFIGNKFASGSNSRIYRGIYRQRAVAVKMVRLPERDEDRRRALEDQFNSEVTFLSRLRHPNVVQFVAACKRPPVYCIITEYMSQGTLRMYLHKKDPYSLSPETVLRLALDVARGMEYLHAQGVIHRDLKSHNLLLNDEMRVKVADFGTSCLEAHSSRAGTGAGAGAGAGAGAGGGGGGEGKGTNMGTYRWMAPEMVRDKPCTRKVDVYSFGIVLWELTTCLVPFQGMTPVQAAYAACEKNARPPLSPTCPPALNNLIKMCWAANPARRPEFSYVVSVLENYDHCLREGLPLVTPPSPVSSFLSIFKLGSCISTTNLPSMPVHV, translated from the coding sequence ATGGCTTCCTGCTTCCGGGCGCGTCGGCAACCGGcagcgccagcgccgccgccgctgatTCCGTACGAGTCGTCGTACTCGGAGATGGAGGGAGCGATGGAGAACAAGAGGTGGGACAGCCTCGACTCGTGGTCGATGCTGCTTGACGCGGGAGGCGGCGCGGAGCAGCAGCAgccgagctcgtcggcggcggaggAGTGGATGGCGGACCTGTCGCAGCTCTTCATCGGGAACAAGTTCGCGTCGGGGTCCAACAGCCGCATCTATCGCGGCATCTACCGACAGCGCGCGGTGGCCGTCAAGATGGTGCGCCTCCCGGAGCGCGACGAGGACCGGCGGCGCGCGCTGGAGGACCAGTTCAACTCGGAGGTGACCTTCCTCTCGCGGCTCCGCCACCCCAACGTGGTGCAGTTCGTCGCCGCGTGCAAGCGCCCGCCCGTGTACTGCATCATCACCGAGTACATGTCGCAGGGCACGCTCCGCATGTACCTCCACAAGAAGGACCCCTACTCGCTCTCGCCGGAGACCGTGCTCCGCCTCGCGCTCGACGTCGCCCGCGGCATGGAGTACCTCCACGCGCAGGGCGTCATCCACCGCGACCTCAAGTCGCACAACCTGCTTCTCAACGACGAGATGCGTGTCAAGGTCGCCGACTTCGGCACCTCATGCCTAGAGGCGCACAGCTCACGCGCCGGCACCggagcgggagcgggagcgggagcgggagccggagccggtggcggcggcggcggcgaagggaagGGTACCAACATGGGCACGTACAGGTGGATGGCGCCCGAGATGGTCCGTGACAAGCCGTGCACCCGCAAGGTGGATGTGTACAGCTTCGGCATCGTGCTGTGGGAGCTCACCACCTGTCTGGTGCCGTTCCAGGGCATGACCCCCGTCCAGGCCGCCTACGCCGCCTGCGAGAAGAACGCTCGGCCGCCGTTGTCGCCGACGTGCCCGCCGGcgctcaacaacctcatcaagatgTGCTGGGCCGCCAACCCGGCCAGGCGGCCTGAGTTCAGCTACGTCGTGTCCGTGCTGGAGAACTACGATCACTGCCTCCGGGAAGGGCTCCCACTGGTTACGCCGCCGTCGCCAGTGTCCTCGTTTCTCAGCATCTTCAAGCTCGGCTCCTGCATAAGCACCACCAACCTCCCCTCCATGCCCGTCCACGTCTAA